Proteins from a genomic interval of Amycolatopsis sp. cg13:
- a CDS encoding NAD-dependent epimerase/dehydratase family protein, whose product MRVLVLGGDGYLGWPTALHLSDRGHEVAVLDNFARRQYDVELGAESLVPIEDLSTRTDAWHAVSGKRIASYEGDLLDAEFLFEAVRDFRPSAIVHFAEQRSAPYSMIDREHAVYTQHNNVVGNLNLLYAIAEIDPDIHLVKLGTMGEYGTPNIDIEEGWLEVEHNGRRDRMLYPKKPGSFYHLSKVHDSHNIEFACRIWDLRATDLNQGVVYGQQTPQTALDPRLATRFDYDAVFGTVLNRFVIQAVLGQPLTVYGKGGQTRGLIDIRDTVECIRLAVENPAERGEFRVFNQMTESLSVREIAELVAERFPGPVQIENLDNPRVEQPEHYYNVKHTGLVGLGLEPHLLSDTLIESMFDIVGANKHRVNDERLRPTVRWRGAVEAS is encoded by the coding sequence ATGCGAGTGCTGGTTCTCGGCGGTGACGGTTACCTAGGCTGGCCCACTGCGCTCCACCTGTCCGACAGAGGCCACGAAGTGGCTGTCCTGGACAACTTCGCGCGGCGGCAGTACGACGTCGAGCTCGGAGCCGAGAGCCTCGTCCCGATCGAAGACCTGAGCACCCGCACCGACGCGTGGCACGCGGTGTCCGGAAAGCGGATCGCGAGCTACGAAGGCGACCTGCTCGACGCGGAATTCCTCTTCGAAGCGGTGCGCGATTTCCGTCCTTCCGCGATCGTGCATTTCGCCGAACAGCGGTCCGCGCCGTATTCGATGATCGACCGCGAGCACGCGGTCTACACGCAGCACAACAACGTCGTCGGCAACCTGAACCTGCTGTACGCGATCGCCGAGATCGACCCGGACATCCACCTGGTCAAACTGGGCACGATGGGCGAGTACGGCACCCCGAACATCGACATCGAGGAAGGCTGGCTCGAGGTCGAGCACAACGGCCGCCGCGACCGGATGCTGTACCCGAAGAAACCAGGCTCGTTCTACCACCTGTCGAAGGTCCACGACTCGCACAACATCGAGTTCGCCTGCCGGATCTGGGACCTGCGCGCGACTGACCTCAACCAGGGCGTCGTGTACGGCCAGCAGACGCCGCAGACCGCGCTCGACCCCCGGCTGGCCACGCGGTTCGACTACGACGCGGTGTTCGGCACGGTGCTCAACCGGTTCGTCATCCAGGCCGTTCTCGGCCAGCCGCTCACGGTGTACGGCAAGGGCGGGCAGACGCGCGGGCTGATCGACATCCGCGACACCGTCGAATGCATCCGGCTCGCCGTGGAGAATCCGGCCGAGCGGGGCGAGTTCCGGGTGTTCAACCAGATGACCGAGAGCCTGTCGGTGCGGGAGATCGCCGAACTCGTCGCCGAGCGCTTCCCCGGGCCGGTGCAGATCGAGAACCTGGACAACCCGCGGGTCGAGCAGCCCGAGCACTACTACAACGTCAAGCACACCGGGCTGGTCGGGCTGGGACTGGAGCCGCACCTGCTGTCGGACACGCTGATCGAGTCGATGTTCGACATCGTGGGGGCGAACAAGCACCGGGTGAACGACGAGCGGCTGCGTCCGACGGTGCGCTGGCGCGGGGCGGTCGAAGCGTCCTGA
- a CDS encoding GtrA family protein: MTTVTNPANPRTTEESPKPRRRGLARFVRAAASSVAATLLSQAALIAVLAANGAPWLASACAFAAGAVLNFFLTRRWVWGRRGRPEVGRELLPYVLVISLGGIASVGLTTLAGHLLAPLHLPHFWWVVLLDAAYVLSYALVFVAKFTMLDRFVFDRGAARTPATTSPS, translated from the coding sequence ATGACGACGGTAACCAACCCGGCGAACCCCCGCACGACGGAAGAATCGCCCAAGCCGCGCCGCCGCGGCCTGGCCCGGTTCGTCCGCGCGGCCGCCAGTTCGGTCGCCGCGACCCTGCTCAGCCAGGCCGCGCTGATCGCGGTGCTCGCCGCGAACGGCGCCCCGTGGCTCGCCAGCGCGTGCGCTTTCGCGGCCGGAGCGGTGCTGAACTTCTTCCTCACCCGGCGCTGGGTGTGGGGCCGCCGCGGCCGTCCGGAAGTGGGCCGCGAGCTGCTGCCCTACGTCCTCGTCATCTCGCTCGGCGGCATCGCCTCGGTCGGCCTCACGACGCTCGCGGGCCACCTGCTCGCACCGCTGCACCTGCCGCATTTCTGGTGGGTCGTGCTGCTCGACGCGGCGTACGTGCTCAGCTACGCGCTGGTGTTCGTCGCGAAGTTCACGATGCTCGACCGGTTCGTTTTCGACCGCGGCGCAGCACGTACCCCCGCCACCACGTCCCCGTCATGA
- a CDS encoding glycosyltransferase family 2 protein, translated as MTGFLRRHALLLVLLAAGTTLRVLSWIAYQPALLYIDSFRYLDNLHGLRADGINPVGYDLLLKPLLAVGGLSFVAALQHLAGLAIAVGSYALARRLGARNWVSALAAAPLLLDAYQVQIEQNIMAEVLFEALLFGLLWLVLAKGKPNWRRIALAGLVVGFGVLVRLIGITIAAPFLLYLLAAGSAWRSWRGWRNAAVGLFAILVVVVPYAAQVKAETGKWGLSGPSGSMLYGRTAAVADCAKLKLEPVVQPFCPTEPVENRLVDNYTHADLDPAWPGPLPPGADKGALAHEFAMTTLKAQWWDVATSILGDFAKSFQFTRYTAATDVPIDRWQFQLTYPEFADPAAIKAVTQQYDGTDPKVNEPIAAFLRDYQINGGFVPGAVLGFFALLGLLTVLRRKKPRHPARSGALFAAGTGLFLLFGSAVFEFSWRYQLPALVLLPVAGALGFTTLTVASRRRLASYPDAVDEGAITDFHDRHPGAKLSELTVVIAAYNEADGIGQVLEKMPDECLGLPVDVLVVVDGGTDNTAAIAEDHGAYVCVAPTNRGQGAALRLGYHLAAENGAKYIVTTDGDGQYDNSEMAELLAPLLDGTADFVTGSRRLGHEEADSRMRWVGVRVFAWLASVLTWRRITDTSFGFRSLRAELACAIPLNEPQYQSSELLLGATAQGARVLERPMSMRLRKAGKSKKGGSVVYGANYARVMTGTWWRGYVLRRGRKRTGRAS; from the coding sequence GTGACCGGATTCCTCCGCCGGCACGCGTTGCTGCTGGTGCTCCTCGCCGCGGGGACCACGCTGCGGGTGCTGTCCTGGATCGCGTACCAGCCGGCGCTGCTGTACATCGATTCCTTCCGGTACCTGGACAATCTGCACGGCCTGCGCGCCGACGGGATCAACCCGGTCGGCTACGACCTGCTGCTGAAGCCGTTGCTCGCGGTCGGCGGGCTGTCGTTCGTCGCCGCCTTGCAGCACCTCGCCGGGCTGGCGATCGCGGTCGGGAGCTACGCGCTGGCCCGGCGGCTCGGCGCGCGCAATTGGGTGAGCGCGCTGGCCGCCGCGCCGCTGCTGCTCGACGCCTACCAGGTGCAGATCGAGCAGAACATCATGGCCGAGGTGCTGTTCGAGGCGTTGCTGTTCGGGCTGCTTTGGCTGGTGCTGGCCAAGGGAAAGCCGAACTGGCGGCGGATCGCGCTGGCCGGGCTGGTGGTCGGATTCGGCGTGCTGGTGCGGCTGATCGGCATCACGATCGCCGCTCCGTTCCTGCTGTACCTCCTCGCCGCGGGCAGCGCTTGGCGTTCGTGGCGCGGCTGGCGCAACGCCGCGGTCGGGCTGTTCGCGATCCTCGTCGTGGTGGTGCCGTACGCGGCGCAAGTCAAGGCAGAGACCGGAAAATGGGGGTTGAGCGGGCCGTCCGGCAGCATGCTGTACGGCCGCACCGCCGCTGTCGCGGACTGCGCGAAACTCAAGCTCGAACCGGTCGTGCAGCCGTTCTGTCCCACTGAACCGGTCGAGAACCGGCTCGTCGACAACTACACGCACGCCGATCTCGACCCGGCGTGGCCCGGTCCGCTGCCGCCCGGCGCGGACAAAGGCGCGCTGGCACACGAATTCGCCATGACGACGCTGAAAGCGCAGTGGTGGGACGTCGCGACGTCGATCCTCGGCGACTTCGCGAAGAGCTTCCAGTTCACCCGCTACACCGCGGCCACCGACGTGCCGATCGACCGGTGGCAGTTCCAGCTGACCTACCCGGAATTCGCCGATCCCGCCGCGATCAAGGCGGTCACGCAGCAGTACGACGGCACGGACCCCAAGGTCAACGAGCCGATCGCGGCGTTCCTGCGCGACTATCAGATCAACGGCGGGTTCGTGCCCGGAGCGGTGCTCGGATTCTTCGCGCTGCTCGGCTTGTTGACCGTGCTGCGGCGGAAGAAACCGCGCCACCCAGCTCGCAGCGGCGCGTTGTTCGCTGCTGGCACTGGGTTGTTCCTGTTGTTCGGGTCCGCGGTGTTCGAGTTTTCCTGGCGCTACCAACTGCCCGCGCTCGTGCTGTTGCCGGTCGCCGGGGCGCTCGGGTTCACCACGCTCACTGTCGCGAGCCGTCGTCGTCTCGCCAGTTATCCCGACGCTGTCGACGAAGGCGCGATCACGGACTTCCACGACCGGCATCCCGGCGCGAAGCTGTCTGAGCTGACCGTGGTGATCGCCGCGTACAACGAGGCCGACGGCATCGGCCAGGTGCTGGAGAAGATGCCGGACGAATGTCTCGGGCTGCCGGTAGACGTCCTGGTGGTCGTCGACGGCGGTACAGACAACACTGCGGCCATCGCGGAAGACCATGGCGCGTACGTCTGCGTCGCGCCGACTAACCGCGGCCAGGGCGCCGCGCTGCGCCTCGGATATCACCTCGCTGCCGAGAACGGTGCGAAGTACATCGTGACGACCGACGGCGACGGTCAGTACGACAACAGCGAAATGGCCGAACTTCTCGCGCCGCTTCTGGACGGCACCGCGGATTTCGTGACTGGCTCACGGCGTTTGGGGCACGAAGAGGCCGACAGCCGGATGCGCTGGGTCGGCGTGCGAGTGTTCGCGTGGCTCGCGTCAGTGCTCACCTGGCGGCGGATCACCGACACGTCGTTCGGATTCCGTTCGCTGCGCGCGGAACTGGCGTGCGCGATCCCGCTGAACGAACCGCAGTACCAGTCGTCGGAACTGCTGCTGGGCGCGACCGCGCAGGGCGCGCGCGTGCTCGAACGGCCGATGAGCATGCGGCTGCGCAAGGCGGGCAAGAGCAAAAAGGGCGGCAGCGTCGTGTACGGCGCGAACTACGCGCGGGTCATGACGGGGACGTGGTGGCGGGGGTACGTGCTGCGCCGCGGTCGAAAACGAACCGGTCGAGCATCGTGA
- a CDS encoding NAD-dependent epimerase/dehydratase family protein — MTLPHSPERTPVVVTGGSGFIGRAVVREFRERGYPVTVVDRVRYETTDEGVRVVVGDLRAAETREAAVEAGVGGIVHLAALTSVLKSVELPRDTYAENVAVTQELLELCRVHDVPRFILASTNAVIGNVGTNTITVDLPTKPLTPYGATKAACEMLLSGYAGAYGITTCALRFTNVYGPGMSHKDSFVPRMMRAALNNEGVRVYGTGEQRRDLVHVDDVVRAIALAYESGYTGRAIVGAGHSVSVLEMVETVRAVTGAELPIEHVPAPAGEMPAVVVDVSASAETIGYQPEIALADGLATAWKYFSGLDRAEAP, encoded by the coding sequence ATGACACTCCCCCACAGTCCCGAAAGGACACCCGTCGTCGTCACGGGCGGCAGCGGCTTCATCGGCCGCGCTGTCGTGCGCGAGTTTCGTGAGCGCGGTTATCCGGTCACTGTCGTCGACCGCGTGCGCTACGAGACGACGGACGAGGGAGTGCGCGTCGTCGTCGGAGATCTGCGTGCTGCCGAAACCCGCGAAGCAGCTGTCGAAGCAGGCGTCGGCGGAATCGTGCACCTCGCCGCGCTGACGTCCGTGCTGAAGTCAGTAGAGCTGCCGCGCGACACGTACGCGGAGAACGTCGCGGTGACACAAGAACTTCTGGAACTGTGCCGCGTACACGACGTACCGCGCTTCATTCTCGCTTCGACGAACGCAGTGATCGGCAACGTCGGCACTAACACCATCACGGTCGACCTGCCCACGAAGCCGCTTACGCCGTACGGTGCCACGAAAGCGGCCTGCGAGATGCTGCTGTCGGGCTACGCGGGCGCGTACGGAATCACGACGTGCGCGTTGCGCTTCACCAACGTGTACGGGCCAGGCATGTCGCACAAAGACAGCTTCGTCCCACGCATGATGCGCGCGGCGCTGAATAATGAAGGCGTGCGTGTATACGGCACCGGCGAGCAGCGTCGCGACCTCGTGCATGTCGACGACGTCGTACGCGCCATCGCGCTCGCGTACGAGAGCGGCTACACCGGCCGCGCGATCGTCGGTGCCGGACATTCGGTGTCAGTGCTGGAAATGGTCGAGACCGTGCGCGCGGTGACCGGGGCCGAGCTGCCGATCGAGCACGTGCCCGCGCCCGCCGGAGAGATGCCCGCGGTGGTCGTGGACGTGTCGGCGAGCGCGGAAACCATCGGCTACCAGCCGGAAATCGCCCTCGCCGACGGTCTCGCCACCGCCTGGAAGTACTTCTCCGGCCTGGACCGGGCCGAGGCGCCGTGA
- a CDS encoding XRE family transcriptional regulator, whose product MAEQAEERSFAQRLAHLIATVHPPDRKPYSYREIAQGVADVTGVSMSATHVQQLAVGARRDPKRSHIQALARFFGVPVTYFFDDEVAGRVDEQVADVVAWRDTQARDLAQRAMRLSERDRRTVSALMDQLDSYTEGRDRTRRGRKPE is encoded by the coding sequence ATGGCCGAGCAGGCGGAGGAGCGCAGCTTCGCGCAGCGGCTGGCGCACCTGATCGCGACTGTCCACCCGCCGGACCGCAAGCCCTACTCCTACCGCGAGATCGCCCAGGGCGTCGCCGACGTCACCGGCGTCAGCATGTCGGCCACGCACGTGCAGCAGCTGGCCGTCGGGGCCCGGCGCGACCCGAAGCGCTCGCACATCCAGGCGCTCGCGCGGTTCTTCGGCGTGCCCGTCACCTACTTCTTCGACGACGAGGTCGCCGGCCGGGTCGACGAGCAGGTCGCCGACGTCGTCGCCTGGCGCGACACCCAGGCCCGCGACCTGGCGCAGCGCGCGATGCGGCTTTCCGAGCGCGACCGGCGCACCGTTTCCGCCCTGATGGACCAGCTCGACAGCTACACCGAGGGACGCGATCGCACCCGGCGCGGACGCAAGCCGGAGTGA
- a CDS encoding MAB_1171c family putative transporter — protein MIDVLFFGVGLLALAAGIWRAVRARRTGAGAGLATSLIALGVALCLLADSAQAIESQLYPSLGRLLSNLATMVAAYGIEVTVAEIGGVAERRRRARLGALIVALVVLTASFFATRGLPTGVGLFDELYRSNPSLVVYIVVYTLYLGFAVADIAVVSAGAVRAGTGALRAGLGIMLAACVFAFAYLVGKIVDLVSDLTAEHPVTKLCRGAFSTVRCTLAVGFPAVSVLLIVVGLTVPALPALGRAVRDARTRSALRPLREHLASRYPDVVRLDEASGTGRERLLTMMSEINDGLLLSGVGPELSPNAAAQVLRSSAAAVPDEPAEPSGETAFAADVARLRAIAQAFRAEPTAGAANPAP, from the coding sequence ATGATCGACGTTCTGTTCTTCGGGGTCGGCCTGCTCGCCCTCGCGGCCGGGATCTGGCGCGCGGTGCGAGCGCGACGGACCGGCGCGGGCGCGGGGCTGGCGACCAGCCTGATCGCCCTCGGCGTCGCGTTGTGCTTGCTCGCCGACAGTGCGCAGGCGATCGAAAGCCAGCTGTACCCGAGCCTGGGGCGGCTGCTGTCGAACCTCGCGACGATGGTTGCTGCGTACGGCATCGAGGTCACTGTTGCGGAGATCGGTGGCGTGGCAGAGCGTCGACGGCGCGCACGGCTCGGGGCGTTGATTGTCGCGCTTGTCGTGCTTACTGCGTCGTTCTTCGCGACGCGCGGGTTGCCGACAGGTGTCGGGCTCTTCGACGAGCTGTACCGGTCTAATCCGTCGCTGGTCGTCTACATCGTGGTGTACACGCTGTACCTGGGCTTCGCGGTGGCGGACATTGCCGTGGTGTCGGCAGGCGCGGTGCGCGCGGGTACAGGTGCGTTGCGGGCCGGGCTGGGCATCATGCTCGCGGCTTGTGTGTTCGCTTTCGCTTATCTGGTCGGGAAAATCGTCGATCTGGTTAGCGATCTGACTGCCGAACATCCGGTCACGAAACTGTGCCGCGGCGCGTTTTCCACGGTTCGTTGCACACTTGCGGTCGGCTTTCCTGCGGTTTCGGTGCTGCTGATCGTGGTGGGGCTGACGGTGCCGGCGTTGCCCGCGTTGGGACGGGCCGTGCGCGACGCGCGGACGCGGTCGGCGCTGCGGCCGCTTCGGGAGCACCTGGCTTCGCGGTACCCGGACGTCGTCCGCCTCGACGAGGCGTCGGGCACTGGCCGGGAGCGGCTGTTGACCATGATGAGCGAGATCAACGACGGGCTGCTGCTGTCCGGCGTCGGGCCCGAGCTGTCGCCGAACGCGGCTGCGCAGGTGTTGCGCAGTTCGGCCGCGGCGGTGCCGGACGAACCCGCGGAACCCTCTGGAGAGACCGCTTTCGCCGCCGACGTGGCTCGGCTGCGGGCTATCGCGCAGGCGTTCCGAGCGGAGCCGACAGCCGGAGCTGCCAACCCTGCTCCGTGA
- a CDS encoding 2'-5' RNA ligase family protein, with the protein MPTPGTSALVVTLPSAAVLLETAAAVDPGLVRPGLPPHVTALYPFLPADRLTEQTDAGIRQLAASFPATEVQLTDVVTAPGFVAAAAPALQPLSDAVCDRWPEAPPYGGRFGAHPPAHLTIALGGTDDQRAEVAERARAALPITAQADALHLVVLTEQGWQLRLSAPLGTPAR; encoded by the coding sequence GTGCCCACGCCCGGAACCAGCGCGCTCGTCGTCACGCTCCCGTCCGCCGCCGTCCTGCTCGAAACCGCAGCGGCCGTCGATCCCGGGCTCGTCCGGCCCGGCCTTCCGCCGCACGTCACCGCGTTGTACCCGTTCCTGCCCGCCGACCGGCTCACCGAACAGACCGACGCCGGCATCCGGCAGCTCGCCGCCAGTTTTCCGGCGACAGAAGTGCAGCTGACCGACGTGGTCACCGCGCCTGGCTTCGTCGCCGCGGCCGCCCCCGCGCTACAGCCTCTCTCCGACGCAGTGTGCGATCGCTGGCCCGAAGCACCCCCGTACGGCGGCCGTTTCGGGGCGCACCCGCCCGCGCATCTCACGATCGCTCTCGGCGGCACCGACGACCAGCGCGCCGAGGTCGCCGAACGGGCGCGCGCCGCGCTGCCGATCACCGCCCAGGCGGACGCGCTGCACCTGGTCGTGCTCACGGAGCAGGGTTGGCAGCTCCGGCTGTCGGCTCCGCTCGGAACGCCTGCGCGATAG
- a CDS encoding alpha/beta fold hydrolase codes for MHYVEHGSGTPVLAVHGWTPDHRLMTGCLEPVFARRPGFRRIYPDLPGMGESPAGSARGSDDLVAALEDLVDDLIGDEPFLLVGESYGGYLARGLVRARPAQVAGLALVCPVGRPVPVLERDVPEHEVLRADPELLESLDPEEAAEYADIAVVQSAETLARFRADVAPGLAAADRSALQRMLAGWPLSVDPESGPAYRKPALIVCGRQDSSTGFAEPYGLLGHYPRASYAVLDRAGHNLQFEQPVLFEALVEEWLDRVVEGNGAVG; via the coding sequence ATGCATTACGTCGAACACGGTTCCGGCACGCCCGTGCTGGCCGTCCACGGCTGGACGCCGGACCACCGCCTGATGACCGGCTGTCTCGAGCCGGTCTTCGCGCGGCGGCCCGGATTCCGGCGGATTTACCCGGATCTGCCCGGGATGGGCGAGTCGCCCGCTGGCTCCGCGCGCGGGTCGGACGATCTCGTCGCCGCGCTCGAGGACCTGGTGGACGACCTGATCGGCGACGAGCCGTTCTTGCTGGTCGGAGAGTCGTACGGGGGTTATCTGGCGCGGGGCCTGGTGCGTGCGAGGCCGGCGCAGGTGGCCGGGCTGGCCTTGGTGTGCCCGGTCGGGCGTCCCGTGCCGGTGCTGGAGCGGGACGTGCCCGAACACGAGGTGCTGCGCGCCGATCCGGAGCTGCTGGAAAGTCTCGATCCGGAGGAGGCGGCGGAGTACGCGGACATCGCGGTGGTCCAGTCCGCGGAGACGCTGGCGCGGTTCCGGGCTGACGTCGCACCCGGGCTGGCGGCCGCCGACCGGAGCGCGCTGCAGCGGATGCTGGCGGGCTGGCCGTTGTCGGTCGATCCGGAAAGCGGTCCGGCGTACCGGAAACCGGCGCTGATCGTGTGCGGGCGGCAGGACTCGTCCACGGGATTCGCGGAGCCGTACGGGTTGCTGGGGCACTATCCGCGGGCGAGTTACGCGGTGCTCGACCGGGCGGGGCACAACCTGCAGTTCGAGCAGCCGGTGTTGTTCGAGGCGCTGGTGGAGGAATGGCTGGACCGGGTCGTGGAGGGGAATGGTGCGGTGGGGTGA